A genomic segment from Polyangium mundeleinium encodes:
- a CDS encoding ribosomal protein bL12 gives MSLTREEVIAYLESLTAEELGELADELVQRLGLPAFVEPQPMRFTMGAPLPDPAEVFTEFSVVLLDVGKDKFAVVKAVRALWEMPVKEAKDLVESAPVVVRRWITRDEARVIVDSLTAAGANAEVRNGS, from the coding sequence ATGAGCCTCACGCGCGAGGAGGTCATTGCGTACCTCGAAAGCCTCACGGCCGAGGAGCTTGGAGAGCTTGCGGACGAGCTCGTCCAGCGCCTCGGGCTCCCGGCGTTCGTCGAGCCGCAACCCATGCGGTTCACGATGGGCGCGCCATTGCCGGATCCTGCCGAGGTGTTCACGGAGTTTTCCGTGGTCCTCCTGGACGTCGGAAAGGACAAATTCGCTGTCGTGAAGGCCGTGCGTGCGCTGTGGGAGATGCCTGTGAAAGAGGCGAAGGACCTCGTGGAGTCGGCGCCGGTCGTGGTACGCCGGTGGATCACGCGCGACGAGGCACGCGTCATTGTCGATTCCCTCACCGCCGCGGGCGCGAACGCTGAGG